From the Carassius carassius chromosome 34, fCarCar2.1, whole genome shotgun sequence genome, the window GGCTTGGAGGTTGTTCATTTTTGCAGAAACTCACTGAGGTGACAGTTTCTGAtctcctaaaaaaaaatatcaacaaGAGTTtataaaaagaacaacattcaTGGACCTTGTGAATAGAGTTATATATGTGTTCATAtcctattatattaatataatgaaataatgtcTAAAGTTGTAAATGTTTAATACCAGGTTCCCAAACTGGCAAGGGCAGAGATCATTATTTCGTTTAAGGTGATTAGCTTGTTTATCAGCTATCTTCCCGTGGAATGTTTCTGTTTTAAAGTCAGCCTGTGAATATAAAgtcaaataaacacatttgtcATGTCTGCTTTGTGACTATtattaaatcagaatattaaactATTTGGCCATATGCAGTTAAAGTTGTTTACCTCATTAATGTCCTTCAGCCAAGCAGATGAGAATTTATCAGAGAGGTAGATTTTTCTGATGTCATTGTAATCACTGGGAGAGCTCTGGATATATTTAGTACATGCAGTCAATGCATAGGCTGCGTGATAGATTCAGAGCAGATCAGAaaggttttattaatttattttttggaaaatagaTTATGGGCACAATCCTTTCAAATAAAATCTAGTGTGAGCCCAACTCTGATTACATATAAGGTACATATAAGGCTGTTAGTTTGTTTCTCCTTACCATCTACATTAGGGGCAAGATCTTCAAACATTGTTGCAGAGTAACTGCTGGTCATGAATATCACCATCTGCAGCGCATATTTGCATTGAGAAAACAGTTAGCGATATTTAAAATTACTGTCAAGAAGATTCATTTGGTTTAAATTTCCTATCAGATGAAAGATTGGGATTTGTTAAGTGATGCAAATGATGTTTAAGTTCAGTATATTAGTAAACAAAAtccatctctctcactctctctgcatatatggaatatatgtaaaaataaaacattaatttaatacataCCTTTGAGAATTTCTTTTCATGATGCAAGCGGTTAATTGCACCAACGAGATCACTCTGATGAAGctgtaataaaaatactgaattaaTGGTCTATAATTCAGCAGGATGTCAGGTTAAAAACAATAAGTCATATGTCTTAATTCATCTATTTACATGCGCAATattgaattaataattttatccTATGAAATGTTTTCTAAAATTCATAACTACATGGTTaatagtgttttaaaaaaaagatgatcacttataaacaaacaaacaaacaaacaaaaaaactaagatTTTAAGCAATTTTTCCTTTTTACCAGTACTAGCCTTCTACTtctgatattattattaataataataataaaataatatattaatattttttattttatttatttattacaagttCAGCTAAATAGTACTTTAATATGCACACATATCTCTTCAGTCTTTGTGTTTTATACTTACTGACTCCTCAGGAAATTCAAATGTGCCTTCATTTCCCAGACCGGACATGTAGATGTATATGTTGTCATTTTCTCCActgcattaaatgaaaataataatggtTCTTCAATTAAGCTGCAAATTCATAgagtatatgtgaccctggaccacaaaaccagtcaaaacaAGTCActgaggtatatttgtagcaatcaccaaaaaaacattgtataggCCAAAATcttaaggatattaagtaaagatcatgttccattaggatattttgtaaatgtcctaccataaatatattaaaacttaatttttgattagtaatatgctttgcCACGGATTTCATTTGGACCGATTTAAAgccgattttctcaatattcagattttttggcaccctcagattttcaaatagttctatCTCgaacaaatattgtccgatcctaacaaaccatacatcaatagaaagcttatttattcagcttgtagatgatgtataaatctcaattaaaaaaaatttgacccTTTTGTGTTCCAAGGTCACATATTAGCTGCAAGCAGTGATTACGAGGCCAAGCACAGAAGCCGCAGATAAATTGCAATTATTTAGCTGTACATCATATCATCAATGGTATTTGTAAGCAAAGCAGTTTCCAACATCctcatgtaaaattatttataatgtgaTTGCTTTTTGTAGGTTGTGCAGTCATCTAATTCATAGAAAATCTTTGTGTATTTTGACAATCACTCAATAACACAAAAGTTACAACATGTGCTGCTTCCTTACATTCAGTGCTTGGCCCTTACACAAAAGTGAAATActatttaaggtaaaataaaataaaataaaaaggtattATATAGCATATCATAGTAGTGAAAGATTTCTTAAACAGTCAAACAAAcctttttatgacttttttttctgtactCTCATCCCCTTGAAGAGCAGCCAGGAAGTTTTGTGGGGTCACATCCTTTAAGATCATCATTGCCATAATTGATCATTAATGTTATAAGCTATAATTGTGCTCAGAAAtggaataaaaacatcaaaacaataacattctAAATGTTACCTTTCCAGTGTAGTCTTTTGGAACTCCTGAGTACACGTCTGTGTCATTAACTACACTGACAACGGTTCCATTAGTTGGGTTTCTGCAGGCAGAGAAGAAAaggaacaaagtttttttttaattattacatttttgtactATACTTCTGTTATTACACTGTATAAATTTAGCCTACATTTTAACCCTATGGCCACTATAATACACCCAGCGCAATGCGACACAAGgtgcagcacaagtgtgtttgctagattCAGTCCGGCAcagttcgcattttcccatccagcgccatgtcgtttaattagcaaatgaatTTGCGCCCATTTTTGCACCCatgtgcgtgctggtctaaaaaagaggtgtgttcaggtacATTGCTGGCGCAaagctattttaaggagctgaaaatagactgcgccatagaccaactcaaacctgttaGTATAGGCCGGTCCACAATGAGCGTACACGCTGCTtgcagggacgcacagcagcacacaaacatgccaaatattaaaaattaaagtattgcaatgcataagattttttgtaggctaattatatatatatatatatatatatatatatatatatatatatatatatatatatatatatatatatatatatatatgcctacatgccataatggatagtcatcgcatgtatcagaatctATTTGCTCgtacacgagcagctccgttttatatcggagacgcgttctgtctttgcgcttgtcaaattccgccgtgtaaatagcaaatccatcatggcacgGGCGCAACTGGCTCTCAAAGGGAATGGAaaatgacactctgattggtttattgcacgttacgcccaaaaaacacccattactcattaagaga encodes:
- the LOC132115101 gene encoding legumain-like, which gives rise to MVIFMTSSYSATMFEDLAPNVDAYALTACTKYIQSSPSDYNDIRKIYLSDKFSSAWLKDINEADFKTETFHGKIADKQANHLKRNNDLCPCQFGNLEIRNCHLSEFLQK
- the LOC132114798 gene encoding legumain-like, with the translated sequence MSGKKWVLLVAGSKDWENYQHQANVCGLYQIIKKHGIPDEQIVVMMYDDIADNPKNPTNGTVVSVVNDTDVYSGVPKDYTGKDVTPQNFLAALQGDESTEKKVIKSGENDNIYIYMSGLGNEGTFEFPEESVSIKHKD